The stretch of DNA AAGCGGCGGTGGACACAGCTATTGAGCGCGCCCGGTCTGGAGGAGCGACGTGCAGTCATGAAGGACAGCACCGGCGCGATCAATCAACAGTTCAAGAATCTCCCTGGACACGATCACGGCTCGCGGCTCCCGACAATGGCCAGCCTCTCTGACACGCCCGTGGAACCCATTGTCACCGTGGGTTTCCGAGCATTTGATCGCCAACTCCTTATCGCTGATCCGCGCTTGATCCCGGACTCCTGTTTCGCGCGTGGATACCTAACTTCCATCACTTCAACAACCGCGGAGGCGGAACGTGCCCGTTCCTTCACCCGGACGGTAGTCCGAACATCAACCCCGGACTCGCAGCAGCCCTTGAGGCGTCGAACGTGAAGCCATCCGCCGAAGACGTGCTCGCCTATGGCAGCCGTCACCGCTCATCCCGGATACACGCGGTTGTTCGAAGTCGAATTGGAGACGCCAGGTATCCGCATTCCTCTAACGAAAGACGCCACGCTCTGGGCAGAGTCGGTCAAGCTCGGAAAGAAAGTCATATGGACCCAGACGTTCGGACGTGCGTTCGCAGACGACAAGGATCGGCCTTTCGGAAAAGTTGCCTACCCCAAGGACAACCCAAGCCGTGTCTCGAATCTCCAGTCGGTCAAGGAGTTTCCGTGAGCCGCCCCGGCGAGTCCGGAGACTTCGTGGTGTGAGAAACTCAGCCGGCGGCTGGTCTCGGGTGTTGAGTGTAGTAGCTGGCCTCCGTGTCGGCCGGTGGGATTTTGCTGCAGTATTAGTTAGATACGGTGGTGGTTACGCCAGTCGACCGCCGATCGTCCAGCGTTCATCCCGTAGTGCCAGTATGGGCGTCGAGCCAGCCGAAGATGACTCGCAAGGACAGCCCGAGGTTCCCTATCTGGCAGTGGTTTTGAGCGCTCTCTGCGCGGGTGAACAAGCGTGCATTCACCGATCGAGCATTCGTCTGACATGGCATATCCCCCACCATGGGAGCACAATCTCGCCGAACGCAATCTTGCGGCGATGTGGGAGAACTATCGAGCACTGGGCTACTGCCGCTTGATCTATACCAACACCGTCAGCGTGCTGCCTGATGCGATTGAACAACTGACTACCACGATGGGAGACAACCCCAAGGTCGTCCCAATTCTGCTTACGTGCACGGATATCACGGCCCGAGAACGTCTGGGCCAGCGCGAAATTGGTTCGACCCTGGATCATCACTTCGCATCCAGTGCGGAAATGGGTGCCCGACTGCAAGCCGGCGCCTCGCCGACATCGTCATCAGCCGCGCGAACTGCCTTACAGCCTGCCCGTGAGTCGATCGCGATACGACCGACCGTCCGGGTCGTAGATCATCCGATACGCAGGCCCGGCCCACAGCCGCGTGAGCATGCCGAGGCGTTCGGGATGGTGCGTTCGCAACCGACCCGGCGGCCGCTGTCCACTGCACCCGGACGCGTACCACCTATCCAGCGCTTCGGCGGCAGCCGCCATCGCCTCCACCGCCGCGCCCGGATCATCCAGCCGGTCGGCGTCATCAAGATCCAAATGCTCACGCATCAGCCGCACCCGAAGGTCGCGTGCGAACTCGCCGGTGTCATCCAGTACCGCACAAGACAATTCGCTGTCATGCGTCCACGATCGCCGGTTGAAGTTGTCACTTCCGACGCACGCCCACACGTCATCGACCACGCAGACCTTTGCGTGCACGTACACCGGCGTGCCCTCGTGATTCTCCACATCGAACACATGCACGCGCTCCGGACTGGCTTCCTTACACGCCTCGATCGCCTGTCGCCGGCCAATCATGTTGGGCGGCAATGACAGTCGCCCGTCGACATCCGGGAACCGCGGCACCACCGCGACAAGATGCAACTCGGGGTTATCCCTCAGCGCGCGGGCAAACAACTGCGCCACCCGCTTCGACCACAGATACTGATCCTCCAGATAGATCAACCGCCGAGCCCGCCGCATCGCCTTGCTGTAGCCCCGCGCAACGCTGCGCTCTCCACGCGGTGCAAAGTCGTATTCGAAATGCGCATCGGGATAAGTGCGCAACACCTGCACGGCGTGCGGGCCACACTCCGGCGGATCCGGTGGCTGCTCCGGCAGCCTGCCCGGCTTCAGGTCTGCGCCACGCAGCTTGTCCTCGATCCATGCGATCGGCGACAACATGTCCAGCGGGGCGGGATCATTCCACCGCTCCCGAAAGGTCAGGTCCAGAGCGCCGACCACCGGCCCTCGCAGCTGCAGTTGCACGTCGTGCCACGGCGGATGCTCGCCATAACGTGGCGACATCTGCACCGCCTGCCGGTCACCCCGATGCGCCGCGTCATCCCGGCGCGAGTGGCACAGGTCGATCCCGCCCGCGAACGCTACATCCCGCGACGGCTCCCCTGGATGCCGCAGCAGCACCAGCTTCTGATGATGCGAGCCCCCGAACCGGACCCGCTGATCGAGCAGCACCTCGCCCCCGGCCTCTTCGATCGCCTCGCCGAGGTGCTGGTTCTCCTCCTCGCTGTAGGCGAACTTATCCAGGTGTGAGCGCCAAACCAGGCCCTTCACCACGACTCCTCGTTTGGCCGCCGCGCTGAACAACTCACGGATGGTCGGCCCGTCGTCGCGCATCTTCTCATCCGGGTCGCCGCGCCAGTCGGTGAAGAACAGGTGGTCGCCGGCGCGCAACACCTCTACTTCGGCTGCCAGCCGATCGAAGTACGTCGCGCCGTGAATCAGCGGCTCAACCCGGTTGCCCTCGCACCACGCCGGCAGCTTCGACGCTGGATTGCCGCGTTCGGCATCCGTGAGAAACCAATCGTTCCGATCCGACACCTCGAAGGATTGCCCAATTGACGTGGATGTTAACCGGCCGCATTCACAACCGCCGCCGGACCCGGTCGAGATACGACCGGCCGTCGGGGTCATAGAGCAACCGGTACACAGGCTCGGCCCACATGCGATTGATCGGATGGAGCCGTTCGGCCTTGTGCACCCGCAACCGGCCCGGCGGACGAGGTCCCAAGCCTCCCGACTCGTGCCACCTGTCCAACTCCTGCGCGGACGCGACGATCTCGTCGACCGCGCTCGCCGGATCGACCAAACCACCGTCCTCGCTGCCATCGGCGGCGCGATCCAAATGTTCTCGCATCAGCCGCAATCGGAGGTCACGCGCGAACTCACCGGTGTCATCCACCACCGCACACGACAACTCGCTATCGTGCGTCCACGACCGTCTGTTGAAGTTGTCACTGCCGATGCAGGCCCACTCGTCGTCAAGAACACACACCTTGGAATGCACGTATACCGGTGTGCCACAATGGTTTTCGACATCGAATATGTGCACACGCCCCGGCCCGGCACGTCGGCATTCATCGATCGCGAGATGCCGGCCCACCAGAGTCGGCGGCCCGCCCAGTCCGCCCTCCAAGTCGAAGTACCGCGGCACGACCGCAACCAAATGCAGCTGCGGATTGGCGGTCAGCGCGTCGACGAAGAGCTGCGCGACCTCTTCGGACCAAAGATATTGATCCTCCAGGTAAATCAGCCGCTTCGCGCGCTGAACCGCCTTCGTGTATCCCCGCGCGATGCTGCGCTCGCCGCTCGTTGCGAACTCGTAGTGGAACAACGCGTCGCCGTATGTCCGCAACACTTGCACTGTGTGGGGTCCGCACGGCGGCGGATCCGGTGGCTTCTCCGGCAACGCGCCCGGTGTCACGTCCGCACCCTGCGCCTTGTCCCGTATCCACCCGATCGGATCGAGCAGATTCAACGGAGCCTTCGCGGTCCATCGTTCGCGGAAAGAGGTGTCTAGCGCGCCGACCACCGGGCCGCGGAGCTCGAGTTGCACGTCATGCCACGGCGGAGTGTCCCCGTAGCGACTCGACATCCGCACCGCCTGCGGATCGCCGAGGTGCGACGGATCGTCGCGCCGGGAGTGGCAAAGGTCGATGCCACCGGTGAACGCCACATCGAGCGCCGGTTCGCCAAGGTGTCTGATGACGACCAGTCGCTGATGATGCGACCCGCCGATGCGGACCCGTTGATCCAGCAGCACCTCGCCGCCGGCCCGCTCGATAGCCTCACCTAGGTGCCGATTCTGCTCCTCGTTGAACTGGAACTTGTTGGGGTGCGAGCGCCACATGAGTCCCTTGACGATCACTCCCCGCTCCGCCGCCGCACGGAACAGTTCTCCGACAGTCGGTCCGCGCTCGCGCAGCTTCTGGTCGGCGTCGCCACGCCAGTCGGCGAAAAACAGATGATCGCCAGGGCCAAGCGCCTCGACTTCGGTGACAAGACGGTCGAAGTAAGCCGCCCCATCGATCAGCGCCGCTGCCCGACTGCCCTCGGACCATGCAGGCAGGTCCGAATCGGGATTACCCCGCTGCGACTCCGTCAGAAGCCAGTTGGTCAGCTTGGACACGCTGTTGGATACCCAGAAAGTCGCAATCCCGCGCGACGGCTCTGCAAAACTCCGGACATGCCCGCCGTAAGGCGTCTCCTCGCGATCGCATGCGCCTTCGCCATGCTGACCGGCTGCGCGCCCGGCGCACTGCCAACCGCGACGCCGACCTCGACCACCGACACCGCCAAGGCCGACGCCGTGATGCGGATCGTCCGCGACACCATGGAAGAAAGGCACCTCAAGGCCGTCATCGTGCGTGTGACCATCGACGGCAAGGAAATCGTCACCCATGCTGTCGGCGAATCCATGACAGGAGTGCCCGCGAGCACCGCCATGCACTTCCGCAACGGCGCCGTCGCGATCTCGTATGTCTCCACGCTATTGCTCAAACTCGTCGACGAGAAGAAGGTCAGCCTCGACGACAAGCTGTCGAAGTGGCTTCCCGAGATACCCCATGCCGACAAAGTCACGCTCGGCCAGCTGGCCCAGATGACGTCGGGTTACGTCGACTACGTCATTGGCAACACCGCAATGAACGACGCCCTTTACGCAAACCCGTTCCGGCGCTGGACCGTCCACGACATTCTCGGGTATGCCATCGACCAGCCGCTGCTCTATGCGCCCGGTACCAATTGGAACTACGCCCACACCAACTATGTGCTGCTCGGACTGGCGCTGGAGAAAGCCACCGGCCAGGAGATGTCGAAGCTGTTGTCGGACAAGGTTCTTCGTCCACTCGGCCTGACAAACACGACCAACAGCCTGACCCCAGAGATTCCGTCGCCCGTCCTTCACGCATTCAGCTCCGAACGCCGGGCCTTCCTCAAGATCCCCACCGGCACACCGTTCTACGAGGAGTCGACGTTCTGGGACCCGTCCTGGACGATCACCCACGGCGCGATCCAAACCACCAACATCTATGACATGGAGGCAACCGCGGTAGGCATCGGGTCCGGCCGACTGCTCACCCCCGATTCCTACCAGAAGATGGTGTCCACCGGCCTTCGCGGCAAGACCCATAAACAGCCGGGCTGCACCACCTGTGACGAGATGACCGACGCCTACACCTACGGTCTCGGCATTGTCATCACCGGCAACTGGCTGGTGCAGAACCCGATGTTCGGTGGCTACGGCGCCATCGAGGCCTATTTACCTTCACAGAAGATCGCAATCGCCGCCGCAGTCACCTTTGCCCCTGAAGCTTTCGACGACCAGGGCGACTACGACAACGCCGCCGATCCGCTGTTCCGCAAGATCGCCGCCGAACTCGCCCCTGACGATGCGCCACCCCTGCCACCGAAGAAATAATGTCTTCCCGTGGCGCCCAAAGTCCTATTCCTCGTAAACGAACACCTCGCAACCGAAGCCCTGCTGGGCGACGCGTTCACCGAATCCGGCTTCGACGTCGAGACCTTCGAAGTCGTGCCCGCCGAACGCATCGACAGCCCCGCGGCCGACGTGACCTTCCCCGACCCGACCGGCTATGACGTGATCGTTCCGCTCGGCGCGCGCTGGCCCGTCTACGACGAGGCGCTGCAACGCACCTGGGTGGGCGCCGAGACACAACTTGTGCGCGACGCCGCCGACGCCGGCGTGGCACTGCTTGGCGTGTGCTTCGGCGGCCAGCTGCTCGCCCAGGCGTTCGGCGGATCGGTCGCGCGGTCGGCCGTTCCGGAGATCGGCTGGTATAACGTCGAAACCGACAACCCCGAACTGGTGCCCGGCGGGCCGTGGTTTCAATGGCATTTCGACCGATGGACACTGCCGCCGGGTGCCACCGAGATCGCGAGGACGGCGAACTCGTCGCAGGCGTTCGTGCTCGGTCGTGCACTCGCGCTGCAGTTTCACCCTGAGATCGACGCCGAGCTGCTGGACGTGTGGCTGGCCGACGACCGCGATGGCGACGTTGTCGGGGCCGGCCTCAGTCACGACGAATTACGTGAGCGCACAACCGAACTCGCCGGTGACGCAGGCAACAGAATTCGCGGCTTGGTGCGCGGATTCCTCACGCACGTGGCGCGTCAGCCCTGTCCGAGTTCGTGAGCCAGCGCGTGGGTGAGCTTTGATCGCCGAAACCGGTGGCCCAGCGTAGTCAGTTTGGTCGGCACCACCCGCTGATTAGCCGCGGCCAACTCGCGGGCGCCCTGCTCCCCCAACAACAGTCGTGGACCCAGCGACGGCACCGGCAGTCTCGCCGGGCGGTGCAGCACCCCTGCGAGCGCCCTGGTGTAGTCGGCGTTGCGCACGGGTTCGGGTGCGACGGCGTTGACGGGCCCGCTCAACCGAGCGTCGTACAGCGCCCGGTGGTAGACGTCGAGCAGGTCGTCGAGCCCGATCCACGACAACCACTGCTCCCCGCTGCCAAGCCGACCGCCCAACCCCGCCGCGAACAGCGGGCGCATCAGCTTCAATGTGCCACCGCGCGCCGACTGTACGATCCCCGTGCGCACGTTGACCACGCGCAGTCCTGACTCCGCGGCGGGCGTCGTCGCCGCCTCCCAGTCGGCTACCACGTCGGCCAGAAAACCGTCGCCGCGCACGCTTTCCTCACTCAGCAGCGCATCCCCGCGGTCGAACCCGTAGTAGCCGATCGCCGATGCGCTGATGAACGTGGCCGGGCCGTCGCCGGTCAAACCCGCGGCGTCGGCGAGCCTACGCGTCGGCTCGATGCGACTGTCACGAATCGCGGCCATGTGACGATCGGTGAACCGCCCGGCGATCGACGCGCCCGCCAGGTGTAGGACCGCATCGACACCTGATAAGAGATCCGGTGCGGGACTATCCGGGTTCCATTGTCGCTCAAGCTCATTGCGTGCGGGACGACGCACGAGCCGGATGACGCGATGCCCACCGGTGCTCAGAAATGCCGACAATGCGGAGCCGACAAGACCGGACGCGCCTGTGATCGCAACGACTGTTGGGCCCAATCCGGCAGCGCGATGCGCGGCCAAATCCTGCGCCAGCTGCCGGTGCCGATAGACAAACGTCGAACGCAGTGCCGCAGCGGGCACCGAGGTGTCGACGTGGTCGTAGACCCGTGTGCCACCGGTCGCCTCGCTGAACTCGTGCGTATGCCGCCACCACCCGATGACCCGCGCGGGCCACGATGACGGGCCCTGCGAAGACAATTCGTCGACGAACCGGTGCGGCGGATCGAAGGCCGACGGATCATGCTGCGCTACCCACCGAAGTCCGCCCGGCAGGCCGAGCACCGCGCGCCCGTCGGCCAGCGACGTCGTCTCCGCCACCACCCTCATCGGCTGCCAGGGCGGCACCAACCGAGGCATCGCACCGGGGCGGCTGTGCCACGCGAAGACGTCTGCGATCGGATCCTCAACGACGCTTTCGTATTCGATGCCCATATATCTGAGTACCCTGAAATTGTCCCCGATGTCGAAAGATCGCGATGAGCGGATGGAGCGGGCTCGCCCGCCGACATGCAAACCGCACCTTCCGGGACCGCCGAGATGCCGGCCATGTCCTGGCTGAGGAGTTGGCGTCCTATCGCGGCAGGGACAACCTCGTAGTGCTGGGCCTAGCGCGTGGCGGCGTGCCCGTCGGCTGGGAGGTCGCGTCGTTCCTGCACGCGCCGCTGGACGTTTTCCTGGTGCGCAAGCTCGGTGTGCCGCAATGGGAGGAACTCGCGATGGGCGCCATCGCGACAGGTGGCGGCGTGGTGGTGAATGACAACCTGGTGCGCAATCTCGGCATCAGCACTGAGCAACTCCAGGCCGCGATCGACCGGGAGACCGAGGAACTTCATCGCCGTGAGAGTGTTTACCGCGGCGACCGTGGACCGGTCGACATCGCCGGCAACACCGTGATCCTCGTCGACGACGGCATCGCCACCGGTGCCAGCATGCTCGCCGCCGTGCGCGCCGTGCGCGCCGCTGACCCGGCCCAAGTCGTGGTCGCGGTGCCGGTGGGCCCGGCGTCAGCGTGCCAGCAGCTGGCTGAGGAGGCCGATGACGTGGTGTGCGCGACGATGCCACCGGGATTTGAAGCCGTCGGCCAGGTTTTTGAAGACTTCCATCAGGTCACCGACGACGAAGTGCGCGAATTGCTCGCTGCGCCAACGGTTTAACGGCTGTTGCTGTCCTCATCGCGTTGCTCGACGGCGGTGGTCTGTGCCTCGGTCTCGTCGTCCTCCGCGACGGGCGCCTCTTCGGGGTAGTCCTCGGCGGGTTCTTCGGCGTCCGGTTCTTCGGCAGCTGACTCGGGCACGTCGCCTTTGGACCGTTCCCGCAGCGCGTCGATGATCAGCAACACCACGCCGACCACGCTGGCCGCGATGCAGACCCAGGCGATCAGCTCATTGCTGGTGACCACGGCGGTGACCAAGGCCGCGAGGCCGATGACGGCGAGCACAAGCGCAACGATCAGCATTGACCAACCCTAGGTGGTAGTCGCGACGTTTTCGAGGAACCGGAGGGCTAGTTGTTGCCCCGGTTGAATTGATTGAAGCCGCCGCCGTCGTTATTGGCGCTGGAATCGACCGGTGCGGCCGAACCGCGCTGGCCCAGCTCTTCGAGCTGCGATTCCAGATAGGTCTTGAGTCGAGTGCGGTATTCGCGCTCGAAGGTGCGCAGCTGCTCCAGCCGGCCTTCCAGCACCGTGCGCTGCTGGTTGATGGTGCCCATGATCTCGGAATGCTTCCGCTCGGCGTCGGCCTGCAGGGCGTCGGCCTTCTCCTGCGCCTGGCGCAGCTGCGCCTCCGAGCGGGTCTGGGCGTCGGCCAGCATGGCGTCGGCGCGCTGACGGGCCTCGGCCACCGTGGTCTCGGCGGTCTGCCTGGCCTCGCTGACCATCGCATCGGCCTGGGCGCGGGCGTCGGCGAGCATCTTGTCCGACTCGGCCTTCGCGGTGCCAGTCAGCCGGTCCGCGGTGTCCTGGGCCAGGCTCAGCACCTTGGCGGCCTTGATGTGGCTGTCCTCGCTGACCGGGGCCGCGGGCTGCGGCGGCGGTGCGTCGTAGACCGGCTGCGGCGCGGGCGTGGGTGCCGGCTCCGGCTCGGGCTCATACAGCGGGATGGCCGTGGTCGGCTGTCCGCCGCCACCGGACCGGGCGGTGCCCAGCTCCTGATCCAGTTCTGCGACGCGCTGACGAAGATCGGCGTTCTCTTCGATGAGCCGAGTCAGCTCGTTCTCTACCAGATCGAGAAAGGCGTCGACCTCGTCCTCGTTATAGCCGCGCTTGCCGATCGGTGGCTTGCTGAACGCGACGTTGTGGACGTCGGCTGGTGTGAGCGGCATTGTCTGCCCCCTTGGAGTTCTGGACCGTCAACCGATCTCAAAGTGTAGAGCCTTACTGGAACGTAACTGGCGTCCATCCTGTCACACCAGACCCGGCGGTTGCAGGAGAGGATGAATTTTAAGAACGAATTTCAATCATTCGACAGACTTGCGCCGACGAAAATGAGCCTCGGCAAACGTGCGGTGGCTACCGCCGCGATCACCAAAGATGCGACGGCAGGCCGGTTCTCAGGCCGCGGCGCCGAACGCCAACTGCATGCCGATGAACGCCACCAGCAGTAGCACCATGATCGACAGATCGAACCGGACGGCGCCTATCGTGAGCTGCGGGATGAGCCGTCGAAGCAGTTTCACAGGCGGATCGGTGAGCGTCATGATCACCTCGAGGACGACCACGGTCAGGCCCTTGGGTTGCCAATCGCGGGAGAACGACCGAATGAACTCGACGACGACCCGCGCGATGAGCAGCAGCCAGAACACGAACAGCGCGAAACCAAGGATCTCGAAGAAGAGCGCCAACTGAAGCCGACCTCACTACGGGCAGATGTGTGACATTCGATACAGCGCTCGCAGCTGGTCACATTGCGAAGCGCGACGCCAGCCTACCTGTCGTTCGTGACCCCTACTGATATGCGTAGAAGCCGGCCTCCGCGATGCGCCTGCGCTCCTCGGCGCTGACGTCGATATCGGCCGGGGAGAGCAGGAAGACCTTCGTCGCCACCTTGTCGAATGAACCCCGCAGCGCGAATGCCAGGCCTGCCGCGAAGTCCACCAGCCGCTTGGCGTCCGCGTTGTCCATGGACACCAGGTCCATGATCACCGGGGTGCCGTCGCGGAAGCGTTCGCCGATCGTGCGGGCCTCGCTGTAGTCCTTCGGGCGCAGCGTGGTGATCTTCGACAGCGGGCTGCCCGCTTCGAAGAGCTCAGCCATCCGCCGCGGGTCCATCGCGAGCGCGCCGCGGGTCGAGCCGCGCAGGGCACTGAACCTGGGCGTCGGCCGGTCGAAGTCCCGCGGGCCGCGCAGCCGTGCCTCGAACCGGTCCTCGTCGCGGTACCCGCCGCGGTAGCCCGTGGGCTCGTCGTAGTCACGTGCGGCCAGCCGGTCGTCGTAGCCGCGGCCAGCCCGATCCAGGTAGCCCTCGTCGTCGAACCGGTCCTCGCGGCCACGGCGGGCGTAGCCACGCGCGGCACCGCGGTCGTCGTCTTCGTAGTACTCGTCGTCGTAGTCATCCATCGGCGCCATACCGAAGTAGGCCTTGACCTTGTGCAGTGTGCTCATCGGTGGGACCCTTCTGCTTCGCGAAACGTGTGGTGTCTGTGATGATGATGTGACTAGAGTGACTACTCAGGGTGACGTTAGCGGTCGTTGCCCCATTAGCGCGGTACCGACACGCACACACGTGGAACCGTGTTTGACCGCGCTCTCGAGGTCGCTGGACATGCCCGCCGACAGTCCGAGCCGCTGGTCATAGGACTTTTGCACCCGTTCCTTTTCTTCGTGCAGGCGCGCGAACGCGTCGTCGGGATCGGCGTCCAAGGGCGGGATCGCCATCAGCCCGACGAACTCCAACCCGTCCGCGGCCGCGATGGCCGCGCAGAGTTCATCCACGGAATCGGGCCGACCGATGTCGACGCCGCCCCTCGACTCGTCGCCGTCGAGACTCAGCTGGAGGTAAACGCGTAGCGGCTCGGGCCGACTGCCGTGTTCCAGCGCCTCGACGGCGGCGCGATCCAGAGCGGCGATCAGCTTGGCGCTGTCGACCGAGTGCGCCGCATAGGCCCAGCCCGCGATCGAGCGCGCTTTGTTGCGCTGAATCCGTCCGACCATGTGCCAGCGAATGGGCTGCGCGCCCAACACGGCACCGACTTCCGCGCTTTTATTCGACGCTTCCTGTTCGCGCGATTCACCAAATTCGAGGCACCCTAACTTGTGCAATATAAGAACATCGCTAGCCGGAAAGAATTTCGTAATAGGCAGCATTTCAATTTCATTTGCATTGCGATCGGCAGCCTTCGCAGCGCGCGCGAGGCGGGCGCGCAACGCGGCAAGCGCATCAGCCAGTTCGATTTCACGCCCACTAGCCATCGCGGTCATTGCATCCACACCAATGAGGCCAGCCGTCCGGTCGGAGCATCGCGGCGATGACTGAACAGGTTGCGGTCCGCGACGGTGCAGCGGGGGTCGACGTCGATGGCCGTGATGCCCAAAGTCGTTAGTTGCCTGGCGATTCCGGCTCGCAGATCGAGTCCCGGCGTGCCCCGCGAGGTCGTCGTGCGGCTGCCGGGCAGCGCGGCCTCGACCTCGGCGGCCATTTCCTCCGGCACTTCGTAGTTGGCT from Mycobacterium sp. JS623 encodes:
- a CDS encoding type ISP restriction/modification enzyme, translating into MPWFSPEVFPTRTWVYSPSESTLKRRWTQLLSAPGLEERRAVMKDSTGAINQQFKNLPGHDHGSRLPTMASLSDTPVEPIVTVGFRAFDRQLLIADPRLIPDSCFARGYLTSITSTTAEAERARSFTRTVVRTSTPDSQQPLRRRT
- a CDS encoding type ISP restriction/modification enzyme; protein product: MAAVTAHPGYTRLFEVELETPGIRIPLTKDATLWAESVKLGKKVIWTQTFGRAFADDKDRPFGKVAYPKDNPSRVSNLQSVKEFP
- a CDS encoding phospholipase D family protein, with the protein product MSDRNDWFLTDAERGNPASKLPAWCEGNRVEPLIHGATYFDRLAAEVEVLRAGDHLFFTDWRGDPDEKMRDDGPTIRELFSAAAKRGVVVKGLVWRSHLDKFAYSEEENQHLGEAIEEAGGEVLLDQRVRFGGSHHQKLVLLRHPGEPSRDVAFAGGIDLCHSRRDDAAHRGDRQAVQMSPRYGEHPPWHDVQLQLRGPVVGALDLTFRERWNDPAPLDMLSPIAWIEDKLRGADLKPGRLPEQPPDPPECGPHAVQVLRTYPDAHFEYDFAPRGERSVARGYSKAMRRARRLIYLEDQYLWSKRVAQLFARALRDNPELHLVAVVPRFPDVDGRLSLPPNMIGRRQAIEACKEASPERVHVFDVENHEGTPVYVHAKVCVVDDVWACVGSDNFNRRSWTHDSELSCAVLDDTGEFARDLRVRLMREHLDLDDADRLDDPGAAVEAMAAAAEALDRWYASGCSGQRPPGRLRTHHPERLGMLTRLWAGPAYRMIYDPDGRSYRDRLTGRL
- a CDS encoding phospholipase D family protein — encoded protein: MSKLTNWLLTESQRGNPDSDLPAWSEGSRAAALIDGAAYFDRLVTEVEALGPGDHLFFADWRGDADQKLRERGPTVGELFRAAAERGVIVKGLMWRSHPNKFQFNEEQNRHLGEAIERAGGEVLLDQRVRIGGSHHQRLVVIRHLGEPALDVAFTGGIDLCHSRRDDPSHLGDPQAVRMSSRYGDTPPWHDVQLELRGPVVGALDTSFRERWTAKAPLNLLDPIGWIRDKAQGADVTPGALPEKPPDPPPCGPHTVQVLRTYGDALFHYEFATSGERSIARGYTKAVQRAKRLIYLEDQYLWSEEVAQLFVDALTANPQLHLVAVVPRYFDLEGGLGGPPTLVGRHLAIDECRRAGPGRVHIFDVENHCGTPVYVHSKVCVLDDEWACIGSDNFNRRSWTHDSELSCAVVDDTGEFARDLRLRLMREHLDRAADGSEDGGLVDPASAVDEIVASAQELDRWHESGGLGPRPPGRLRVHKAERLHPINRMWAEPVYRLLYDPDGRSYLDRVRRRL
- a CDS encoding serine hydrolase domain-containing protein; translated protein: MPAVRRLLAIACAFAMLTGCAPGALPTATPTSTTDTAKADAVMRIVRDTMEERHLKAVIVRVTIDGKEIVTHAVGESMTGVPASTAMHFRNGAVAISYVSTLLLKLVDEKKVSLDDKLSKWLPEIPHADKVTLGQLAQMTSGYVDYVIGNTAMNDALYANPFRRWTVHDILGYAIDQPLLYAPGTNWNYAHTNYVLLGLALEKATGQEMSKLLSDKVLRPLGLTNTTNSLTPEIPSPVLHAFSSERRAFLKIPTGTPFYEESTFWDPSWTITHGAIQTTNIYDMEATAVGIGSGRLLTPDSYQKMVSTGLRGKTHKQPGCTTCDEMTDAYTYGLGIVITGNWLVQNPMFGGYGAIEAYLPSQKIAIAAAVTFAPEAFDDQGDYDNAADPLFRKIAAELAPDDAPPLPPKK
- a CDS encoding type 1 glutamine amidotransferase, with the protein product MAPKVLFLVNEHLATEALLGDAFTESGFDVETFEVVPAERIDSPAADVTFPDPTGYDVIVPLGARWPVYDEALQRTWVGAETQLVRDAADAGVALLGVCFGGQLLAQAFGGSVARSAVPEIGWYNVETDNPELVPGGPWFQWHFDRWTLPPGATEIARTANSSQAFVLGRALALQFHPEIDAELLDVWLADDRDGDVVGAGLSHDELRERTTELAGDAGNRIRGLVRGFLTHVARQPCPSS
- a CDS encoding TIGR01777 family oxidoreductase; protein product: MGIEYESVVEDPIADVFAWHSRPGAMPRLVPPWQPMRVVAETTSLADGRAVLGLPGGLRWVAQHDPSAFDPPHRFVDELSSQGPSSWPARVIGWWRHTHEFSEATGGTRVYDHVDTSVPAAALRSTFVYRHRQLAQDLAAHRAAGLGPTVVAITGASGLVGSALSAFLSTGGHRVIRLVRRPARNELERQWNPDSPAPDLLSGVDAVLHLAGASIAGRFTDRHMAAIRDSRIEPTRRLADAAGLTGDGPATFISASAIGYYGFDRGDALLSEESVRGDGFLADVVADWEAATTPAAESGLRVVNVRTGIVQSARGGTLKLMRPLFAAGLGGRLGSGEQWLSWIGLDDLLDVYHRALYDARLSGPVNAVAPEPVRNADYTRALAGVLHRPARLPVPSLGPRLLLGEQGARELAAANQRVVPTKLTTLGHRFRRSKLTHALAHELGQG
- a CDS encoding phosphoribosyltransferase, which codes for MSGWSGLARRHANRTFRDRRDAGHVLAEELASYRGRDNLVVLGLARGGVPVGWEVASFLHAPLDVFLVRKLGVPQWEELAMGAIATGGGVVVNDNLVRNLGISTEQLQAAIDRETEELHRRESVYRGDRGPVDIAGNTVILVDDGIATGASMLAAVRAVRAADPAQVVVAVPVGPASACQQLAEEADDVVCATMPPGFEAVGQVFEDFHQVTDDEVRELLAAPTV
- the wag31 gene encoding DivIVA-like cell division protein Wag31; this encodes MPLTPADVHNVAFSKPPIGKRGYNEDEVDAFLDLVENELTRLIEENADLRQRVAELDQELGTARSGGGGQPTTAIPLYEPEPEPAPTPAPQPVYDAPPPQPAAPVSEDSHIKAAKVLSLAQDTADRLTGTAKAESDKMLADARAQADAMVSEARQTAETTVAEARQRADAMLADAQTRSEAQLRQAQEKADALQADAERKHSEIMGTINQQRTVLEGRLEQLRTFEREYRTRLKTYLESQLEELGQRGSAAPVDSSANNDGGGFNQFNRGNN
- a CDS encoding YggT family protein yields the protein MALFFEILGFALFVFWLLLIARVVVEFIRSFSRDWQPKGLTVVVLEVIMTLTDPPVKLLRRLIPQLTIGAVRFDLSIMVLLLVAFIGMQLAFGAAA
- a CDS encoding cell division protein SepF; its protein translation is MSTLHKVKAYFGMAPMDDYDDEYYEDDDRGAARGYARRGREDRFDDEGYLDRAGRGYDDRLAARDYDEPTGYRGGYRDEDRFEARLRGPRDFDRPTPRFSALRGSTRGALAMDPRRMAELFEAGSPLSKITTLRPKDYSEARTIGERFRDGTPVIMDLVSMDNADAKRLVDFAAGLAFALRGSFDKVATKVFLLSPADIDVSAEERRRIAEAGFYAYQ